The Lachnospiraceae bacterium oral taxon 500 genome window below encodes:
- a CDS encoding beta-hexosaminidase translates to MKKKKMIKTAGLLLLCLLISACGKMIADEPFTPMPKKEDLRSTKQKQADNKAQTPVQETKKTPEQTPPDESLSSDPNLALADIETLLAGMSLEQKVGQMFLARCPETGAAESLKKYHLGGYLLFGRDFKDKSKEEVIAVIASYQKAAAVPLWIAVDEEGGVVNRVSRNPALRLTPFASPQFLYQNGGWDRIKNDTAEKAELLKSLGINLNMAPVCDIPEKETDFIYDRAVSTDPQVVQEYAGRVVAVMNEGKMGSVLKHFPGYGNNIDTHTEFAYDQRPLETFKTRDFLPFLAGIKNGAGAVLVSHNVMTAVDDRMPASLSAPVHQLLRKDLAFKGVVITDDLMMDAVKKLMTEEEAAILAVLAGNDMLCATSFEVQVPAVIEAVRSGRIPSAQIDASVRRILLWKQSFLKAQD, encoded by the coding sequence ATGAAAAAAAAGAAAATGATAAAAACGGCCGGTTTGCTGCTTTTATGCCTGCTAATCAGCGCCTGCGGGAAAATGATTGCCGATGAGCCGTTTACACCGATGCCGAAAAAAGAGGATTTGAGGAGTACGAAGCAAAAACAGGCGGATAATAAGGCACAAACACCGGTTCAGGAAACGAAAAAGACACCGGAGCAAACTCCTCCGGATGAATCGCTTTCATCTGACCCCAATTTGGCATTGGCGGATATTGAAACGCTTTTAGCCGGAATGAGTTTGGAACAAAAGGTGGGACAAATGTTTCTGGCCAGATGTCCAGAAACTGGAGCAGCCGAATCGTTAAAAAAATATCATTTGGGCGGTTATCTTTTATTTGGCCGAGATTTTAAGGATAAAAGCAAGGAAGAAGTGATTGCGGTGATTGCCTCTTATCAGAAAGCGGCTGCTGTTCCGCTGTGGATTGCAGTTGACGAGGAGGGCGGCGTGGTTAATCGGGTCAGCCGAAATCCGGCACTGCGGCTGACGCCGTTTGCTTCCCCGCAGTTTTTATACCAAAACGGCGGCTGGGACCGGATTAAAAACGATACTGCCGAGAAAGCCGAACTGTTGAAGTCCTTGGGGATTAACCTCAATATGGCACCGGTTTGCGATATTCCGGAAAAAGAAACGGATTTTATCTATGACCGGGCGGTCAGTACGGATCCCCAGGTGGTTCAGGAATATGCGGGGCGCGTGGTGGCGGTGATGAATGAAGGAAAAATGGGGTCGGTGCTGAAACATTTTCCGGGCTATGGCAATAATATTGATACCCATACCGAGTTTGCCTATGATCAGCGTCCGCTGGAAACCTTTAAAACCCGTGATTTTTTGCCGTTCTTGGCCGGAATTAAAAATGGTGCCGGAGCGGTTTTAGTATCGCATAATGTGATGACAGCGGTGGATGACCGGATGCCGGCTTCTTTATCGGCGCCGGTGCATCAGCTTTTGCGCAAGGATTTAGCCTTTAAAGGAGTGGTTATAACCGACGATTTGATGATGGATGCTGTTAAAAAGCTGATGACGGAGGAAGAAGCAGCGATTTTGGCGGTATTGGCCGGAAATGACATGCTGTGCGCCACTTCCTTTGAAGTACAGGTGCCGGCAGTTATTGAAGCAGTCCGTTCCGGCCGGATTCCGTCAGCCCAAATTGACGCCTCTGTCCGCCGGATTCTTTTATGGAAGCAAAGTTTTTTAAAGGCACAGGATTAG
- a CDS encoding 50S ribosomal protein L28, translating into MARCAITGKTTAFGNKVSHAVNKSRRKWKSNLQKVRVKIDGQVKRMYVSTKALRSGLVERV; encoded by the coding sequence ATGGCAAGATGTGCGATCACCGGAAAAACTACGGCATTCGGAAATAAGGTAAGCCATGCCGTCAATAAATCAAGACGTAAATGGAAATCAAATTTGCAGAAGGTTCGGGTTAAGATTGATGGACAAGTCAAGAGAATGTATGTTTCAACTAAGGCATTGCGTTCCGGCTTAGTAGAAAGAGTATAA
- a CDS encoding ABC transporter ATP-binding protein, with protein sequence MLEVKDFTKIYKLSQKQRKEMRTDEHNKIAANHISFQAQKGEIFGLLGPNGAGKTTTLRSVATLLVPTEGEITVDGINVVKEPDKVRSMIGFLTNEIKLDEHFTAEYMFEFFGRLRGMSKEQIEKRKQELFTYFQINEYKDKKIEELSTGMKQKLAIAVCIIHDPELIIFDEPTNGLDIITARAVTDYLQELRTRGKTIIISTHIMGVAEKICDRVAIIIQGKKIEDGTIPEILERWQSDDLEDAFFKMYVTHGKEDK encoded by the coding sequence ATGTTAGAAGTAAAAGATTTTACCAAAATATATAAGCTCAGCCAAAAGCAGAGAAAAGAAATGCGGACGGACGAGCACAACAAAATAGCGGCTAATCATATTAGCTTTCAGGCCCAGAAGGGTGAGATTTTTGGTTTGCTCGGGCCGAATGGAGCCGGCAAGACCACAACGCTGCGCAGCGTAGCAACACTCCTGGTTCCGACCGAGGGAGAAATTACCGTCGACGGTATCAATGTGGTCAAGGAACCGGATAAAGTCAGAAGTATGATTGGTTTTTTAACCAATGAAATCAAATTAGATGAGCATTTTACCGCGGAATATATGTTTGAGTTTTTCGGCCGACTGCGCGGTATGAGCAAGGAACAGATTGAAAAGCGGAAGCAGGAGTTATTTACTTACTTTCAAATTAATGAATATAAGGACAAAAAGATTGAGGAGCTGTCAACCGGCATGAAGCAAAAGCTGGCGATTGCCGTATGCATCATCCACGATCCGGAACTGATTATTTTTGATGAGCCGACCAATGGACTGGATATCATTACTGCCAGAGCGGTGACGGACTATTTGCAGGAACTGCGGACCCGGGGCAAGACGATCATTATTTCCACACACATTATGGGAGTGGCGGAAAAGATTTGTGACCGGGTGGCAATCATTATTCAGGGCAAAAAGATTGAGGACGGAACAATTCCGGAAATACTGGAACGTTGGCAAAGTGATGATTTAGAGGATGCTTTTTTCAAAATGTATGTGACCCACGGAAAGGAAGATAAATAA
- a CDS encoding GntR family transcriptional regulator, whose amino-acid sequence MKGGVVLIDEKLTIPIYQQIANEIEDMILNGELKEESQAPSMNQLADHYKINPATARKGLELLTNENILYKKRGIGMFISLGAADRIILSRREAFMQDFIIKLLEEAQKLGFSKAEVIALIEKSGEGRK is encoded by the coding sequence ATGAAAGGAGGAGTTGTTTTGATTGATGAAAAGTTGACGATCCCGATTTATCAGCAGATCGCCAATGAAATCGAAGATATGATACTAAACGGAGAATTAAAGGAAGAAAGTCAAGCGCCGTCAATGAATCAGCTGGCCGATCATTACAAGATCAACCCGGCGACGGCCAGAAAAGGGCTGGAGCTGCTGACCAATGAAAATATTTTGTACAAAAAAAGAGGAATTGGCATGTTTATCAGCCTGGGCGCGGCTGACCGGATTATTCTAAGCCGCCGGGAAGCGTTTATGCAGGATTTTATCATTAAATTATTGGAAGAAGCGCAAAAACTGGGATTTAGCAAAGCGGAAGTTATTGCGCTGATTGAAAAAAGCGGAGAAGGAAGGAAGTGA